From the Erpetoichthys calabaricus chromosome 12, fErpCal1.3, whole genome shotgun sequence genome, the window AGTCTAACTGGCAATATGAACCATCACTTTTTTGGTGCAAGGAGAGCCAGATTTTATCAATCTCCCATTCCACATTGTCCTTACTGTAGTCATCAAATGCAGCATCCATTTCTTCTTTGTCCCAGGCAGAAAGCTCATCACCAGCAGAAAAACATCTTCTTGCTGTCAACACCTTTGGCTTCTTTTTGTAAAATCCAGACTCCTCCTCACAtacttctttttcctccaattcTAGATTCTTCTCAGTGGAAACATTTCCCTTTAGACTTTGGTCATCTTCACATTTACAGATATCTGCATCTCGGTTTTCCTCTTCCTCTGTGTCCATCTTTGCTTCATTGCCTGGATTCTCATAGTCATTATACCAGATTGCTGTTGCCCTTGATAAGTCTGAGGAACACTCTGCAGCTAAGAAATCAGGGATATCAGACTGAATTAGACTTTCAGGGGCTTCAGTGTGGTCATCAAATACATCTCCAAATAGCTGATGATCTTCAAATGTCAATTTTGTACGGGCCTCAGTGTGGTTGAGCTGAACTGTTTCTGCCTTTGAAGTGGTGGACTTTGCTGTCTCGTTCATTACTATAGACTCTTCATGCTGGGTTACTTGGTTGTAATGTGGATATTCTTTTCTGGAAGCTTCCTTTGATTCTGAATCTTTGGTTTTTGATATTTCTGATGCTACAGCTGAATTATCTTCTGAAGAAGACTCTTCCTGTCCTGCACTTTGGACTGAAGTATctccttctaaatattttattgaagatGGCTCCTCCGGTTTGGTTTGTTCATCTGATGTGTTGGTACCATCTGCTTCTACATTTTGGGTAACCATCCCTGGTACCCCTGGCCACTCACATGGAGGTGAAACCACGGATGGGGAAGCTTTAGAGTGCTCATGGGAAACAGAATGCTCAATGTTTACAATCTGAACTTCTCTCAGTGAGGCTTCTGGACACTTGACTGAAGACAGTCCTTCTGGTTCTGAACACTCGATTAAACACAGTCCTTCTGGTTCTGCAGGCCCTAATTGTGACTCTTCTGAAAATTGAAGATGTTCATCTGCAGATGGCTCTTCTGGTTTGATGTGCTGGCCTTCCTGATCTGGTGTTGCTGGTACCAGCTGATCCTCCACTGAGGACAACTCAGATGAAGCTGAAACTGCAGATGGAGAAGCTTCCATGTGCTCCTGTGAAACAGATTGCTCAAATTCCTCAGTCTCATTTTGTTTCTGTGAACAACTTGGACACTCAAATGAAGATGACCCCCCTGATGCTGCGTGTGCTGACTGTGACATTTCTAACAATTCATGACACTCTTCAGAAGATTGTTTAGCAGTCTTGGTAGGGTTTGTTTTCTCTGCTTCTAAAGGTTGTGTCGCTTTCTCTTGTACCCCCAGATATTCCACTGAGAATGGCTGAGGAGATGATACCGCTGGTAGCGAAGCTCTATTGTGTTCCTGTAATACAGGTGGCTCAAATTTCACAATCTGAGTCTCTCTCTGAAAAGCTTCTGGATGTTCCACTGATGATAGCTCCTCTGATACAATGTGCCCCACATCTGAAATTTTTGGTAATTCAGGACATTCTTCCGGTGATGGCTCATCTAGCTGTGAATGCTGGGCCATTATATGCCTCACCTCTGGACACAACTCAATAACAGGAACAGTAGCTGTTGTAGACATCTCTGAAACGTCTTGGTGTAGGTGCAACACTGATTCCTCCAGATCTTCAAGCTGTGTGTTTTTCATTGAAGTTTGTGGACACACTTCTGGAGATGGTTTTGCTTTCTCAGCATTTTGAACTGTGGTCTTCCTTTCCTCTGAATACTCTGATAAGTCCAGCACACCTGAAGGTGCAGAGTTTGTGTCAGAAATGTCCAGACCTTCCTGTAAAGCCGACTCCTCCAGGTTCTCAGGTTGATTTTCCATCTTTGAAGCCATTGGGCCATCTACTGAAGGTGACTCCTCTGACTCCCCATATTGGGGTACTATCTCTGACACGTCTGAAACTCCAGGAAACTCTTCTGGCTTATGGACCACTGTCTCTGTTATCTCTGTGTGTCTTACTGAGTTTAACAAAAGTGACGTTGCCTTATCCGACAGTTCAAAACACTCCTCCAACAAGGACTTCTCAGGTTCTGAAAACCAACTTTCTGAAAACTCTGGACATTGTCCATTTGTCTCTATGACTGGAGCTGCTGTGTTTGCCAGTCCTGAGTGCTGACTTGATATCTGCCCATCCAGTGGTTGGGAGATTCTATCAGATGGTTTGGTTTGCCCCTCTAATTTTGGTTCCTCAAATTCTTCAACCTGAGAAACCtttggaaatatttctaaatccgGATTGAAATGGTAGATCGCTTCTGTTCTTGATGCTTCTGGACTTTCTCCTAAAGGTGGCTTCTCTACTTCTCCATCTTGGTCTGCCTTCCCTCTTACATCTGAATCATCCTCTGGAATTACCGTAAAGGAAGATGGAGGTCTCCTCTCAGTAGATTTTGGAAGCTCTTCAAGTTTTTTGAGCTGATTTGATGTCTCTAAGACTGTAGGGTGTTTCTTGTTGATTGGCTCGTTTAGTTCTGCACATTGAAAACTTTGGACAATCCCAGCTGTAACAGCTTCGGGATGCTGCTGTAAATTTGAAATCCCGAATTTGTCAACCCTGGTTCCTTGATCTCCATCTTGTATACATTCTTCTGGAGATGGTTCTCCTGCATGCTGTCCCGCTGTCCCTCCCAACTCTAAATCTTCTGGACACATTTCTGAATACAGCCCATTTTGTTCAGTTGTCTTGGGCTCTTCTGGACATTGACCTGGAGATGGTTCTTCTGACTCTGAAAGTTGTTGTCCTACTGTCTCTGTTAATGATAAGCCTTGTGGAGGTGCTCCTGGACCTGTTTCATCTGGTTTCACATGTTGGCCCACTGTCCATTTCAAAGATGGTTCCTCGAGTTGTCCTTCTGTGCTTGTTAACTTGGACGTTTCTGAACACTTTTCTGGACATGGTTCATTTGGTTCTGTCCCTGCCTCCTTCAGACACTTCACAAAGGGCTCATGTAATGCTATTTCTCTTTCAGAAGTTCCACAAAGGTGCTTTAACGCTGAGTCTTGAGATTTTGCCTGTTGGATTTCGGCTTCTGAAGTCTCTGGACACTGTCCTGAAGATGAATCTTCCACTTCTTCTTTCTCTGTGTCCAACAAGGTTTCGGGAACCGTGTTTGATGATATCTCAGTTTGTGCTTCAGGTAGGGTTGATGCCGTTAGGTTCTTTGGATACTGAGGTGTGGCTACCTCTCTTATATCCTGACACATTAGTGAGGACACCTTGAGTAATTGTGGGATTTCATTTTGAGATGCCTCTAGATCCTGTCCCAAAGGTGGCTCTACTAATTCTGTATGTTGGGTTGTGGCCTCAGCCTCATGTGACGTTTTTGGACGCTCATCTGAAAACATCTCAGTTGCTAACTCTTGCACTTCCAGACACTCCTGAGATGACACTATTAGTGATAGTGCAGCATCTGTTGAAGGATCTTCGGGATGCTCTTCTGATGCCTCCTTCCCTAATGTTCCAAGGGAAAATGTTCCTATGGTTGACTCTAAGAGGCCTGAATGATGAATTGGTTTCTTTATTGCCTCAAAAGGCCCTACTGGATCCAAGTAATCCAGTGGCACATCAGGTTCTCGATGTTTCACCAAAGAATGCATCTCAAGCCCTGGAAGATGAACCTGTGGACCTGAGGCCCCTGGACACTCATCTGAATATGAGCTCTTGATATCTTCATGCTTGTCCGGTGCCTTCACCTTCTCTGGAACCTCTTGGTGCAAATTTAAGGATGAGTCCTCAGACTGTGAATGCAGGCCTGCTGCCATTAGAAATGTTGTGGAATCATCTTCAGGCCCAGCATCTGACTTATAAGTTTCTGAAAGTTTCCCAGCCTTCAGCTCCTCTGGAGTCACAGATTGCACTGCTAACTTTGAAGAACCTGCAGGATCTTCAAGGTTAATAGGTTGGGCTGACTCTTCTTTCATTTCTGAAGCTTGGGGATGCTCTGCTTGGGCCGTGAGCTCCAAATGTGGGGGGTAAGGTGCTGAAAGTTGAGTGAAAGCATTTGAGGCCTTGCATTGTTCTTCAGGCTTTGTAAGTACCATTTCATTGATAACCTCTTCTGAAGGTGTTACAACCTGTGGTGAATTAGAAGATTTAGGACGGTCTCGGAAGGCCCCAGCCCGCGTGATTGATGGCTGGATAGGGGACATTTTGGGGCTCACATTGAAGCTTGGTTTCACTTCATTGGTGGACTGAGAGTTCAAATCTAATGTCCCTTGTACTGCTTGTGTTTCCTCAAGAGCTGACTCTATTGGTTCCACATGTTGACCTAACCGTTCTTCTTGGGTCAACATTTCCAGCTCGTCTTCACCTGCTGAATGAAAAGTACTACAGAGCTGGACAGACTGACCCAGTGATGACACTCTGTTTGTCAACTTTTCCACTGTTTGATTAGTGAGTGTATCCTTAAGAAGATCTTCTTCCATGGAAGACCTCAATTCTGTAGGCTGCTCACTTCCTGTCGTCACTTTACTCCTGCACATTGACCCTTGCGGCTCTTTGGGTGTGGCATATTCTTGAGTTATGGTCAGCTGGAGAACCTCAGTGGTACCTTGTGTAGCATATGTCCTCCTCAGTTCAGCCTTGTCTGCTTCTTCATCTTTGGAGTTTTCTAAAGCACTGGACCAGGCTGTTATACTTGAAGGTTTTGGTAAATCATCTAGGGGGTGTCTTGCTCTAGTGACCACTGTGGTCTTTTCCTTGACCTCAAACTCCTGTTGGGTGTCCCATCCCACATATCCTTGTGCTGTTTTCTTCTGTGGAGCACAGGCTTGGTCCAGTGGTTCAGCTTTAGAATTGGTCCATTCGCCAAACTCCTGAGCAAAGACTTTTTTGGCATTCCCAGTTTGGTCTTCATGTCTTCGGCGAGTAGCTGGCCGGTGGCGTCTGTTGAAGCTGCTTTTGGTTGTCACCAGACACTCTGTGTCCAATTGGCTTGGATCGTTctcctccttttcctcctcctccgTATTCGGGGACACAGAGCTTTTGGATGCTTCCTGGCCCATGGGGGCATTCACCCTGCATGCAGCTGCGTCGCCATGGCAACTGGCCCCTAGAGTTTCTGCCACTTCGGTCACTTCCTGCTCGCCGATGAAACAGCACTCTGTGGAAACTGCTTCCTCTCCGGCGGTGGAGCTCACATCCTCTGCCTGCTGCTCAGTCTCTTCCGGCTGTGCCTCAGTGCTCAGGGTGTTTCCAAAGAAGCCTTGGAAATAAGACTGGAAAAGAGAAATGACAATGAGAGTCGCGTCCAGGGTGAAGTGGGTAGACTAGAGCTGGACTGGAATCAGGTCTGCATTTTGAAGCTTTCACTCCCATCTAGCAACTGTATCTGCCCTAGGGTGAACATCTTCTCTAGAACCTGAGAATCTCTGACCCAAGTCTCCAGTGAACACCTCTGCTCTGTTACCTGACCTCCCAGTGAATATCTCTGTGTTTGCCTAACCACCCTAGAGAGGACATCTCTTCTCTAGGAGGCTGAGAATCTTTTACCCAACTGTCAGGTGGACACCTCTGCTCTGTGAAAATATCTGTGTCCATCAGTTCAAATCTGAATGGACTGTCATGAATGGTGTGAAAAGGGGGCAGCTTGGTAGGACACTGCCAGGGTTTAAAGGGGGGCAAAGAAGAGAAGAATCAAAAGagccagaggaggaggaggaggagaggagcCATAATGAGTAACACAAAGGTCAGCACCTGCCCAAACACTTTTTCTTATTAAAGTGTTTCATGGACCATAGCAGACCGGCCATTCActgtttgtctcatttgtttcaGTGAAGAAGTTATTTTATGATGGACACACACGGTGGTGCAGATGAGACCACTTTAGCTTGCGAGCCGTTGGTGTCTTTGCTATGCAGCAGCAGGTTATGCAAACAGGAAGCAAAGCCAACTGTGAATGCATCACATTTAAGAGTTAAGGAAGCAACGAAGGGTCACAGATCTTAAGACGTGAACTGAAATTAAGCAGCAGTAATGAGCTTCTAAGCAAGAGTAAACCAGCGCTCATGGGGTCCTTTGAAGACCAAAACAGAGGTCTtccttagaaaaaaaatcaaaacacacaacatcagacaagaCATGACGAGGGTGATAATAAAGCAAAAGAATGAAACAATGGCTGTAAAGACCTGCAATTACTGCAGCCCTCCATTACTGAAACTGAAGACCCCACTTCCTGCGAGAATCTAAATCTACAACATCAGAAAGGCAAGATAAgggagcaggaggaggaggacgctACTGAGGCATAGCAATAAACAACACAAGGAGCTGATTTCCAATGTGGGATGGAAGAGATCTGCAATctctgtggaccaccagggacAAAACAAAGAACCCCTGTGTTAGTGACATCCTCAGAAGAACAAAATTACAGTGTCAGAATGGCCTGAAAGGGCAAAATGAGGAAGCCAAGAAGGCAGAGAATTAGAGAACAGACAGAACTGGCATCTAAGGTGGAGCAatgacctgcagccactgtggcacccCAGATTTGAGACTGGAGACCAGTCCTGATTCAACAGCAACGCCACAACACCCAGAATGTACAACATCAGACGAGGCAGGATGAGGGTACTAATGAGGTGTAGTTCTAGATAACAGTAGGAAATGGATTACCACCTCTGTGACATCCTTGGAATAGGACTGAGGACCCCAGCCTTAATGAGATCTTCAGAAAACAACATTCGACAAAGCAGGATGAAACAACCAGTAAGACAAAGAATTGGAACTGGTTACTAAGGTGGAGCAAAAACCTCTAGGAACAAGAATGAGGTCCCCAACAACCTCGAGGAACAAGACTGAGGACCCCAGCAACCTTGAGGAACAAGACTGAGGACCCCAGTTTCAATGACGTCCTCAGGGAAATGAAAATGTACAACATAACATCTGACAATGCAGACTAAGGAGGCCATTGAGGCCTAGTTTTAGATAACAGTAGGAAATGGATTACCACCTCTGTGACATCCTCCGAATAAGACTGAGGACCCCAGCCTTAATGAGATCTTCATCAACAACCGCCGAAGAAGCAGGAAGAGACAACCAATAAGATACGGAATCAAAGAATAATTAGAACTGATTTCTAAGGTGGAGCAAAAACCTCTTGGAACAAGACAGATGACCCCGGCAACCTCAAGGAAGACCCCAGCCTTAATGAGATCTTCAGAAAACAACAAATGTTCAATATCATACTGTATGAGACAGGGTGAGGGTACTCACGAAGCATGGACCTAATGAACTGCAGAAGCTGGCCTGGAAGGTGGAGCAAAAATCCTGCTGCCACTGCAATCCTCCAAGACTGAGACTGAAAATGCACAACATCAGACAAGGCAGGATGAGACAACCAATAAGACGTGGAATCAAAGAATAATTACAGCTGGTTTCTAAGGTGGAGAAAAAACCTCTAGGAACAAGACGGAGGACCCCAGCAAACTCAAGGAACAAGACTGAGGACCCCAGCTTCAATGATGTCCTCAAAAAAATGTACAACATATCATCTGAGAATGCAGACTAAGGAGGTCATTGAGGCCTAGTTTTAGATAATGGTAGGAAATGGATTACCACCTCTGTGACGTCCTGTGAACAAGACTGAGGACCCCAACCTTAATGAGATCTTCAGAGTACAACAAATGTTCGATATCATATGAGACAGGGGAAAGGTGCTAATGAAGCATGGGCCTAAAGAACAGCAGGACCTGGCCTCTATGGTGGAGCAAAAAACCTGCAGGAGGACCTCCCCCAACCCTGTGTCTTAATGACATCCTGGTGACAATCAAAATCAGATGGGACAGGGTGAGGGTGCTAATAAAGCATGGATTtaaataactgcaaaaaaaaatgtctttaaattgAGGAGAACTTGCATCCAGTATGTTGAAGTGAAATGAAGTGGAGGGAAACCCTAGGCCTCCAGAAATGAGAGTGAGGACTCCAGCCTGAGTGACATCTGGCCTGACAAGGCAAGATGAGGGCACTTTCACCTAATGACAAGGACAATGAATGAAATGACAGCAGTAAGTGGCATCTGAAGTCAACCAAAAATGTGCAACTAATGTGGCCCTCCGGAAACAAGAGTGGGGACCCTGACCgtaattccatccatctatccattttcaaactcgCTTATCCTGAGATGGGTCATGGGGGCTGGAGTcgatcccagctagcatagagtgtaaggcaggaacaatcccagcaTAGGGCGCCGGTCCATCTCAGGATGAACACGTAGACACATGAGGGGCCAGTTTGGCATTGTCAGTCCATCTAACTTGCATGTtgttggactgtgggaagaaaccagagcacctaaaggaacctgggagaacatgcagactccatgcagggaggactgggGATGTGAacccttggtctccttactgtgaggaagTGCCACCTCATAATTACATCCTCATCTCCAACACCAGCAAAGCCAGACAGGATGAGGTAATGAGgtacagaataaaagaaaagcagGAACTGACTGGCTGGTCCAAAAAACTGGCAACCATAGCAGCCCTTTGAGTTTCAGAGTGGAGACCCCCCCAAGCCCCTGACTTAATGAGATCACAGGAGAAACCAAGCCTAAAATTTCTAAAAGGTCCAATTGGACAGGACGTGAGTGCTAATGAGGCAGAGAATTAACGAACAGCAGTAAGTGGCATCTGAAGTGGAGGGAAGATGAAGTGCAGTCACTGTGGTCTTCTAGGGACAAGACTATGGACCCCCATTTTAACGACAAGGAAAATGTGCAACATAAGAAAGGCCTGGCAATGCAGACTGATGGAGCCACTGAGACACAGAATTAAGGAGCAGCAGGATTTGGCTTCTAAGATAAAGATGGGACGGAGCAAACATCTACAATATCTGTGGCCCACCAGGAGTGAGAATGGAGACCGCTCACATGGCATCttcaaaacaaaatctacaatGTCAGAAAGGTCTGACGAGACAGGATGAGAGCACTAATGAGGCAGAGAGTAAAAGAAGAACAGCAAACTGCTGAGATGGAGAATGgctggaacaaaaaacctgcaaccacagtggcCCTCCAGGTTGAAGAGTGGAGATCCTACCCCACTTAAAGACGTcctaaagaaacaaaatttacAATGTCACAAAGGTCCAGGTGGCAGCCTGAGAGTTTTCATGAGGTAGAGAACTGAAGAACATCAGGAAGAGGCATCTAATGTAGAGTAAGAGTCTGCCACCAGTTTAGCTCTTCTTGACCAAGCCTGAGGTAAACCCCAGTCTGCTCTTCTCTAGAAACAAGGGTGATGACTCCAACCTAAATGGCATCCTCAGAAAATCAAAATCTTTTATATTTAAGAAAGGTTGATAGGCTCTAATGAGGTTCAGAAAATGTATGATATCAGGCAGGGCAGGATAAGGGGTGCTAATGAGGTAAAGAATTACAGAAGAGCACAAAGTGGCTTCTAGTGTGGAGCAGAAACCTGCAACCACCACTGCCCACAAGTAAAAACAGCAAGAATTCTGGGGTCTccaaagaaacaaaatctgcaatATGAGGGATGGCAGGATGATGGCACAAATGAGGCAGAGGATTAAAGAACAGCAGCAAGTGGCTTCTAatgtggaacaaaaacctgcacacagTATGGCTCACCACGTTCAAGACTGGAGAACTTGCTTCCTATGTTAGTGACTGTCCGAGAAACCAAATGTACAATACACTTGATATAAGAATGAGGGAATGAGGacccccacccacacacacactccccacTGCCCCTTTACAAATAACGCTATACTGAGAGAAACAAAATCTACAATAGGCAGAGAATGAAAGGACAGCAGGAAGTGGCTTTGAAGGTGAAGATGGGGTGAATCAAAAATATGCCACCCCTGCAGCTCTTCAGGAACAATTATGAGAACCCCCACTCAGCCTTAATAACATCCTCATGAAAGTAGCGCAAGGCAGGATGAGGATGCTAATGAGACAAAGAATTTAAGGACAGCAGGATATGGCTTCTAAAGTGCTGCAGAAACTTGCGACCATCCAGGACTGTAGAATGGAGGTCCCCCTACCCCTGGGAGTGACATCTGTTAGTGGATGGACGTGACGGCAGAGTTTCTTAAGGTGTTTGGAAGTAGTCATTTCACTAGATGGTTAGGAATGGTGTAGGTGAAAGGCAGGAAGCCAGAAGAGTTTCTCCAAACTACTGTCTCACCACACAGACTTACCACTGAGAACCGAAGAGGTCCTGCATTCCCAGTGGCGGAACACTGATGGTTGGGTCACCAGAAGTACTGGGCCATATAACCGCTCATTAGACCTCAGGAAGGTTTGGAGCTCTGGGACAAAAGCCACAAAATATTCTGGAAGCCCTGGAAGAGTCAGGGATGAAGCCACCCGAGCAGAACTGGACTCAGGAAATTTGGAGCTGGTAAGTGAATAGAAGCAAACGCTCAGTAGACAGGAGGAAGTGTGAGACCAGagctgagagtgagagagagagaagtgaagCAGGGGGTGTTGGTGCAACTCCTCTCTTCTATCTATATTTGAGTTGACATCTCCTGCATGGTGGCTAAGCTACTAAGCAGCTTCTCACAAAGCTGGCCACCTCAATTTTTAGCTCTATCCACCTTCGATTTCTCAAAGATATTTCCATTTCCTGTTTCACCAGCTGACACTTTTGTGTCCATCAGCCCAAATTTGAATAGATTGCCCCCACTCTGGTCCTTGAATCTTCTGTGGCTGAGTATTATGGACATCTTCTGCACTTTGTTGCCTCGT encodes:
- the si:ch211-136m16.8 gene encoding uncharacterized protein si:ch211-136m16.8 isoform X3 — its product is MEGQPPATTFRSLSQSFWAAVSYFQGFFGNTLSTEAQPEETEQQAEDVSSTAGEEAVSTECCFIGEQEVTEVAETLGASCHGDAAACRVNAPMGQEASKSSVSPNTEEEEKEENDPSQLDTECLVTTKSSFNRRHRPATRRRHEDQTGNAKKVFAQEFGEWTNSKAEPLDQACAPQKKTAQGYVGWDTQQEFEVKEKTTVVTRARHPLDDLPKPSSITAWSSALENSKDEEADKAELRRTYATQGTTEVLQLTITQEYATPKEPQGSMCRSKVTTGSEQPTELRSSMEEDLLKDTLTNQTVEKLTNRVSSLGQSVQLCSTFHSAGEDELEMLTQEERLGQHVEPIESALEETQAVQGTLDLNSQSTNEVKPSFNVSPKMSPIQPSITRAGAFRDRPKSSNSPQVVTPSEEVINEMVLTKPEEQCKASNAFTQLSAPYPPHLELTAQAEHPQASEMKEESAQPINLEDPAGSSKLAVQSVTPEELKAGKLSETYKSDAGPEDDSTTFLMAAGLHSQSEDSSLNLHQEVPEKVKAPDKHEDIKSSYSDECPGASGPQVHLPGLEMHSLVKHREPDVPLDYLDPVGPFEAIKKPIHHSGLLESTIGTFSLGTLGKEASEEHPEDPSTDAALSLIVSSQECLEVQELATEMFSDERPKTSHEAEATTQHTELVEPPLGQDLEASQNEIPQLLKVSSLMCQDIREVATPQYPKNLTASTLPEAQTEISSNTVPETLLDTEKEEVEDSSSGQCPETSEAEIQQAKSQDSALKHLCGTSEREIALHEPFVKCLKEAGTEPNEPCPEKCSETSKLTSTEGQLEEPSLKWTVGQHVKPDETGPGAPPQGLSLTETVGQQLSESEEPSPGQCPEEPKTTEQNGLYSEMCPEDLELGGTAGQHAGEPSPEECIQDGDQGTRVDKFGISNLQQHPEAVTAGIVQSFQCAELNEPINKKHPTVLETSNQLKKLEELPKSTERRPPSSFTVIPEDDSDVRGKADQDGEVEKPPLGESPEASRTEAIYHFNPDLEIFPKVSQVEEFEEPKLEGQTKPSDRISQPLDGQISSQHSGLANTAAPVIETNGQCPEFSESWFSEPEKSLLEECFELSDKATSLLLNSVRHTEITETVVHKPEEFPGVSDVSEIVPQYGESEESPSVDGPMASKMENQPENLEESALQEGLDISDTNSAPSGVLDLSEYSEERKTTVQNAEKAKPSPEVCPQTSMKNTQLEDLEESVLHLHQDVSEMSTTATVPVIELCPEVRHIMAQHSQLDEPSPEECPELPKISDVGHIVSEELSSVEHPEAFQRETQIVKFEPPVLQEHNRASLPAVSSPQPFSVEYLGVQEKATQPLEAEKTNPTKTAKQSSEECHELLEMSQSAHAASGGSSSFECPSCSQKQNETEEFEQSVSQEHMEASPSAVSASSELSSVEDQLVPATPDQEGQHIKPEEPSADEHLQFSEESQLGPAEPEGLCLIECSEPEGLSSVKCPEASLREVQIVNIEHSVSHEHSKASPSVVSPPCEWPGVPGMVTQNVEADGTNTSDEQTKPEEPSSIKYLEGDTSVQSAGQEESSSEDNSAVASEISKTKDSESKEASRKEYPHYNQVTQHEESIVMNETAKSTTSKAETVQLNHTEARTKLTFEDHQLFGDVFDDHTEAPESLIQSDIPDFLAAECSSDLSRATAIWYNDYENPGNEAKMDTEEEENRDADICKCEDDQSLKGNVSTEKNLELEEKEVCEEESGFYKKKPKVLTARRCFSAGDELSAWDKEEMDAAFDDYSKDNVEWEIDKIWLSLHQKSDGSYCQLDSDDEQDDDDSDDDGDDDDDDDEMSEDNEESANDKIWLSLHQKNEGLRCQLDFGGGQEEESDDWNLQEEHFQQLNNYAMQKARNMLYSIEEEEETELDEEIPQPDKHLGAGTDVIMKDFTTPPQKENERVSTGAEMEEDERFSKAKEERDQVGLQIKSEDEWDMTQSGLLSLEESRPKGQELNTPTEDPESAILLSRIEEIQECPQEKIFPVSMSEDLKLKESVQILNFSCYKSDLLGGDQEEDGSTVPLIQVVETPSSWSGASHINHAVDGAQLQKYEEQAEGDCEKLLVERKQEAPYDYQEDTHHPLALDDKSKLTASEEVKVIDDSTQRPKEIPEIKVPIETLEETDGAQVKATNENTAFVLPEERDLVGLQIKNEDEWCMSTETASGHLHLEKSGPKGEEVNTVTEALDSAFLLSRTEEIQECPQEEIFSLSVSEDVTARLSPKKASEEVATVGLLSEQENESSPPYIKSADSAGSEGEEDVLKKGEGVLLLLVKNEDTTPDVPSHTASQSVSLHEDQNADKQEGENKDVDLQTNISEHLLLKETVEPGEGQDGPERLGDKDKGALVRNEETIIEDLRALETHEEENLSTSKINEDENQGVVEGNKEVDQDVPKGSRDETWNASEITSKVYPCMSLEREEIDEFVVERTDEIRVKDEDVLEINKEEGQGIVERIDNQNHDMLEVTTEGHQGTSLEREGHNELVFKRVDDTSVKDQGVLEINEEECEGVPQRWEDERDKASDVSDKGRPCVSLESEDQDEFVFKRIEEVNQGVLERNEKDYQDHPETHEMKACGISVDKEKGNQGLGERIGRDGESVVHEHTNDLEDVTSGITYGDNEGVLELSEDGWEASERKEKIEENVATVVSAADQSELGLSKVEDEKALERSVRESWETSEILQQEDTITLEGNLGQDQRVSEDILVENKALGHFEKEAWAESRGEELQSEERAEDEKQVYLEVMKGVCPLSNLEKSFSQGIMERTEERHEGDSEKSKEEEKHESDRNDKGDHLCVSVADEGVIEGRIEKNEEELEIEDKTTTADPGEVEDRIVSQINDSRHEGVMERNEEDDTRSSDIFKEEDEELSEKWEAEEAIVLGNSERGGKDARKSMEIEGADGENQVISDIVNERGQRAAGTIKECVLERDEGGDQVVVEINEEERQGMPRSKEEEGQDVPERKMEEYQAVEERKKEESQDEVKRNEEECQGVEERKKEESEVMEERKEEECHDVVERKMEEYYGTSEGKQEEGQVKDMDIVENKEVGLWVSESFEEKKPQESFQRIQEDTNIDNKSQWAYQKMDLDGNFLSEKREKNEESSSKIIDAGDGSSTKTLQTDLEKEKFGSKAESTFISKRKETNEEETDGVSKISRAVSHDITLIALEDQKAAEVKEMKDEGASTGELNEGLMKRNEVRDQGASESMEDEVEGTSGNLAAERQDEPVVAGEETKSVKDHLKQWEFVTSRGVQSPGQGGGSPDTGVSHNTEASLGTADGTEKKMKSGKVQQLLLQLGGQPGFQPPMFSPKGGLAIGRHSAPVKEIMKERGLGNEEEAKPTRRKLVLPVRHLESQEQETTTKENIHGGPEAGGDLSLLGSEQLGPQLLDLSAQKSRIALRNKQCRPPQDPKEILKKPSLAPSPVKLPRPEGIGGVPLPFMLPGLGAGPPVLRKREMAPACTKREPVATMEVEQPKVLPENQSDQGLETPPKKEVKPKRTPPGKVGFGMAHPQMMLELRGKLKKTTD